A genome region from Megalobrama amblycephala isolate DHTTF-2021 linkage group LG18, ASM1881202v1, whole genome shotgun sequence includes the following:
- the LOC125252980 gene encoding beta-1,3-galactosyl-O-glycosyl-glycoprotein beta-1,6-N-acetylglucosaminyltransferase 4-like gives MRRLWLRCKLRNVIFIFLTLGLICCFMIIILRLNEGGQQEAGLSERLRLTVKYGINCTAIYEMDPVEVSKTLAIRKQKSYVGATDQTIVNATSDCDWFVVTQGYDGIQGTEFEREFPLAYSLVVHQDAAVVERLLRAIYMPHNIYCIHYDLKSSADFISAIKGLARCIPNVFIASKLERVQYAGISRLRADLNCLSDLLDSEVKWKYVINLCGQDFPLRTNAELVSDLKELEGRNMVESKWPGGKKQRWSVHHILKNNNEYYDTPVSTSEEKSPPPHNIEMFVGSAYFTLSREFVVFVHQSFLARDFLAWSEDTYSPDEHFWATLVRVPGVPGEVPRSDPEISELISKTRLVKWSYLEEVLYPPCTGVHVRAVCIYGAAELRWLLNYGHWFANKVDPKVDPVLMECLEEILLDKRPKLR, from the coding sequence ATGAGAAGATTGTGGCTTCGCTGCAAACTgagaaatgttatatttatctTTTTAACACTGGGACTTATATGTTGTTTTATGATCATAATTTTAAGACTAAATGAAGGAGGACAACAGGAAGCAGGATTGTCTGAAAGGCTGCGGCTGACAGTAAAATATGGCATTAACTGCACAGCAATATATGAAATGGACCCTGTGGAAGTGAGCAAAACTTTAGCCATCCGCAAGCAAAAAAGCTATGTAGGGGCAACTGACCAAACTATCGTGAATGCCACCTCTGATTGTGATTGGTTTGTTGTGACACAGGGCTATGATGGGATTCAAGGCACTGAATTTGAGCGTGAATTTCCTCTTGCTTACTCTTTGGTTGTTCACCAGGATGCGGCTGTTGTGGAGAGGTTGCTCAGGGCCATTTATATGCCGCATAACATATATTGCATACATTATGATCTGAAGTCTTCAGCTGACTTTATTTCAGCAATTAAAGGTTTGGCCCGCTGCATCCCCAATGTCTTCATTGCCTCAAAACTGGAGAGGGTTCAATATGCAGGTATCTCACGACTCAGAGCGGATCTCAATTGCCTGTCTGACCTCCTAGATTCTGAGGTTAAGTGGAAGTATGTCATCAACCTGTGTGGTCAGGACTTTCCACTGCGGACAAACGCCGAGCTGGTGTCGGATCTAAAGGAGCTGGAAGGCAGGAACATGGTGGAGAGCAAGTGGCCTGGAGGAAAGAAACAGCGCTGGAGTGTTCATCATatcctgaaaaataacaatGAGTACTACGACACACCTGTCAGCACTTCTGAGGAGAAATCTCCACCTCCTCACAACATTGAAATGTTTGTGGGCAGTGCTTACTTTACTCTCTCAAGGGAATTTGTAGTTTTTGTTCACCAGAGTTTCCTAGCCAGAGATTTCTTGGCTTGGTCTGAAGATACATACTCACCTGATGAACATTTCTGGGCGACTCTGGTTCGTGTGCCTGGAGTACCAGGTGAGGTGCCGAGATCTGATCCTGAGATCTCAGAACTGATCAGTAAAACTCGCCTGGTGAAGTGGTCATATTTAGAAGAGGTTTTATACCCACCGTGCACAGGAGTCCATGTACGAGCTGTGTGTATTTATGGTGCTGCTGAGCTCAGATGGCTCCTAAACTACGGCCACTGGTTTGCTAATAAAGTTGATCCAAAAGTGGATCCTGTTCTTATGGAATGTTTAGAGGAGATACTTTTAGACAAGCGGCCAAAACTGCGGTAA
- the gnrh2 gene encoding progonadoliberin-2, whose amino-acid sequence MVHICRLLVLTGMLLCLSAQFASSQHWSHGWYPGGKREIDIYDTSEVSEEIKLCEAGKCSYLRPQGRNILKTILLDALIRDFQKRK is encoded by the exons ATGGTGCACATCTGCAGGCTGCTTGTGCTGACGGGGATGTTGCTGTGTCTAAGTGCCCAGTTTGCCAGCTCTCAGCACTGGTCTCATGGCTGGTACCCTGGAGGAAAGCGAGAAATAGACATTTACGATACCTCAGAG GTTTCAGAGGAAATTAAACTCTGTGAAGCAGGAAAATGCAGCTACCTGAGACCCCAGGGAAGAAACATTCTGAAGACAATACTG CTGGATGCCCTCATACGGGATTTCCAAAAGAGAAAGTGA